The proteins below come from a single Quadrisphaera sp. RL12-1S genomic window:
- a CDS encoding cysteine hydrolase family protein codes for MQLTHRVHGDQRPLDPTGDFAEWLQPAAAAVVSIDMHDGHLSEDPGCPCPAPRGREVVAPVDAFHRAARAAGVPVIHVRSEVRASGVDDVRGVPSAWRTTFPQWVGPIPGADQHALAGSRWTRFTTEVLPGDEVVTGKKRLSAFYPTDLDFLLRQMGVRTVVLDGIMADCCVLNTAFDASNLSYRVVVLEDLVRGTDAALEASALAVVSLHLGLVTSSSDLVRAWSALAPPEQRVAPVAAVR; via the coding sequence CTGCAGCTCACGCACCGCGTCCACGGCGACCAGCGGCCGCTGGACCCGACCGGTGACTTCGCCGAGTGGCTCCAGCCCGCCGCCGCCGCCGTCGTGTCGATCGACATGCACGACGGCCACCTCTCCGAGGACCCCGGATGCCCCTGCCCGGCCCCCCGAGGGCGGGAGGTGGTGGCACCGGTCGACGCGTTCCACCGCGCGGCGCGCGCGGCCGGCGTGCCCGTGATCCACGTCCGCTCCGAGGTCCGCGCCTCCGGCGTGGACGACGTGCGCGGCGTCCCCAGCGCCTGGCGCACCACCTTCCCCCAGTGGGTGGGTCCCATCCCGGGCGCCGACCAGCACGCGCTGGCGGGGAGCCGCTGGACGAGGTTCACCACCGAGGTCCTCCCCGGTGACGAGGTGGTGACCGGCAAGAAGCGCCTGTCCGCCTTCTACCCCACCGACCTCGACTTCCTGCTGCGGCAGATGGGCGTCAGGACCGTGGTGCTGGACGGGATCATGGCCGACTGCTGCGTCCTCAACACGGCCTTCGACGCCAGCAACCTCAGCTACCGCGTCGTCGTGCTTGAGGACCTGGTCCGCGGCACCGACGCGGCGCTGGAGGCCTCGGCGCTGGCGGTGGTCTCGCTCCACCTCGGACTGGTCACGTCCTCCTCCGACCTCGTGAGGGCCTGGTCAGCGCTGGCCCCACCCGAGCAGCGGGTCGCCCCGGTGGCGGCCGTGCGGTGA